In Ictalurus punctatus breed USDA103 chromosome 3, Coco_2.0, whole genome shotgun sequence, the following are encoded in one genomic region:
- the six2a gene encoding homeobox protein SIX2a — MSMLPTFGFTQEQVACVCEVLQQGGNIERLGRFLWSLPACEHLHKNESVLKAKAVVAFHRGNFRELYKILESHQFSPHNHPKLQQLWLKAHYIEAEKLRGRPLGAVGKYRVRRKFPLPRSIWDGEETSYCFKEKSRSVLREWYTHNPYPSPREKRELAEATGLTTTQVSNWFKNRRQRDRAAEAKERENNENSNTNSHNALTSSMNGNKTMMGSSDEDKTPIGTPDHTSSSPALLLTSASGLQPLHGLAAPPAPSAVPVPSAVTVPSADSMHHQHHHHHGLHDTILNTMASNLVDLGS; from the exons ATGTCTATGCTTCCGACTTTCGGCTTTACGCAAGAGCAAGTGGCGTGCGTGTGCGAAGTCCTGCAGCAGGGCGGCAACATCGAGCGCCTTGGCCGCTTTCTGTGGTCCTTGCCGGCCTGTGAACACCTCCACAAGAACGAGAGCGTGCTCAAGGCCAAGGCCGTGGTCGCCTTTCACAGGGGAAACTTCAGAGAGCTCTATAAAATCCTCGAGAGCCACCAGTTCTCGCCGCACAACCACCCGAAActacagcagctgtggctcaaGGCGCACTACATCGAGGCGGAGAAGCTGCGCGGACGGCCGCTTGGAGCCGTGGGCAAGTACCGAGTGCGTAGAAAGTTCCCGCTGCCCCGGTCCATCTGGGATGGCGAGGAGACAAGTTACTGCTTTAAGGAGAAGAGCCGCAGCGTGCTGAGGGAATGGTACACCCATAATCCGTACCCTTCACCGCGGGAAAAGCGCGAGCTGGCCGAAGCCACCGGCCTGACCACCACTCAGGTCAGCAACTGGTTCAAAAACAGGAGGCAACGCGACCGCGCGGCGGAGGCCAAAGAAAG gGAAAACAACGAGAACTCCAACACGAACAGCCACAACGCACTCACGTCGTCCATGAACGGAAACAAGACGATGATGGGCAGCTCGGACGAAGACAAAACCCCTATCGGAACTCCAGATCACACGTCGTCGAGCCCAGcgctgctgctcacttccgccTCCGGCCTCCAGCCTCTACACGGCTTGGCTGCTCCGCCGGCGCCCAGCGCAGTACCAGTGCCAAGCGCCGTGACTGTACCAAGCGCGGACTCAAtgcaccaccaacaccaccaccaccacggcCTGCATGACACTATACTGAACACTATGGCCTCCAACTTGGTCGACCTGGGCTCTTAA
- the six3a gene encoding homeobox protein SIX3a, with translation MVFRSPLELYPSHFFLPNFADRPLLVASSAPSARSPEDLSMFQLPTLNFSAEQVASVCETLEETGDIERLGRFLWSLPVAPGACEAINKHESILRARAVVAFHTGNFRDLYHILENHKFTKDSHGKLQAMWLEAHYQEAEKLRGRPLGPVDKYRVRKKFPLPRTIWDGEQKTHCFKERTRSLLREWYLQDPYPNPSKKRELAQATGLTPTQVGNWFKNRRQRDRAAAAKNRLQHQAIGQNGMRSLSECTPHSSAESPCTAASPTTSVSSVTERADMATSILSVTSSDSECDV, from the exons ATGGTTTTCAGATCTCCTTTAGAGCTCTATCCCTCCCATTTCTTCCTGCCCAACTTCGCTGATCGGCCCTTGCTCGTGGCGAGCAGCGCGCCCAGCGCCCGGTCTCCTGAAGACTTGTCCATGTTTCAGCTACCGACCCTCAACTTCTCCGCGGAGCAGGTGGCGAGCGTCTGTGAGACGCTTGAGGAGACCGGCGACATCGAGCGACTGGGTCGCTTTCTGTGGTCGCTGCCGGTGGCGCCGGGCGCATGCGAGGCCATTAACAAACACGAGTCGATCCTGCGCGCCCGTGCTGTTGTCGCCTTCCACACGGGTAACTTCCGCGACCTCTATCATATACTGGAAAATCACAAGTTCACCAAGGACTCGCACGGAAAGCTGCAGGCCATGTGGCTCGAGGCTCACTACCAGGAGGCCGAGAAGCTGCGGGGGCGCCCGCTCGGACCCGTCGACAAGTATAGAGTACGCAAGAAGTTTCCGCTGCCCAGAACCATCTGGGACGGCGAACAGAAGACGCACTGTTTCAAGGAACGGACGCGCAGTCTGTTGCGGGAGTGGTACCTGCAGGACCCGTATCCCAACCCGAGCAAGAAACGGGAACTGGCGCAGGCCACTGGACTCACTCCTACACAGGTCGGAAACTGGTTTAAAAACCGGAGGCAAAGAGACAGAGCAGCGGCAGCAAAAAACAG GCTCCAGCACCAAGCCATAGGACAGAACGGCATGCGCTCTCTATCTGAATGCACTCCGCATAGCTCGGCTGAGTCGCCGTGTACAGCCGCCAGTCCCACCACCAGCGTATCGAGCGTGACGGAGCGCGCCGACATGGCAACGTCCATCCTCTCTGTAACGTCCAGTGACTCCGAATGCGACGTATGA